AATCTGAAACGGCTACCAATAAGCTCGTTTGTAATACCTTTTTCAATATCTACTACTGACATCTATTCCTCCATATCAAAAATTTCATCTATACTTTCTAAATCTGTAGTTCTTAAATGTTCTGCAATGTAAATACTCTCTAATTCTTTATAGGAACTTATTATGTCTCTATTAACAATTATATAGTCGTAGTCTTTATAGTATGCAATCTCTTTTTTTGCATTTTCAAGTCTTAAATTAATTTTTTCCTCTGTTTCTGTTCTTCTGTTCTTTAATCTTTCCCTAAGATCCTTCATGGAAGGTGCAATAATAAAGATATATATTCCAAAACCAAGCTTTTCTCTAAGCTGTCTTGCACCTTGTGGATCTATATCTAATATAATATTCTTTCCATTAGCAAGATTTTCTTCA
The window above is part of the Calditerrivibrio sp. genome. Proteins encoded here:
- the gmk gene encoding guanylate kinase produces the protein MFKKGKLFIISAPSGAGKTTLCNKLLQNYTDLIFSVSYTTRKPRFDEVEGKDYFFVDINTFKQMIDRDEFLEWAEVHGNYYGTSKKFVEENLANGKNIILDIDPQGARQLREKLGFGIYIFIIAPSMKDLRERLKNRRTETEEKINLRLENAKKEIAYYKDYDYIIVNRDIISSYKELESIYIAEHLRTTDLESIDEIFDMEE